A single region of the Musa acuminata AAA Group cultivar baxijiao chromosome BXJ1-11, Cavendish_Baxijiao_AAA, whole genome shotgun sequence genome encodes:
- the LOC135596976 gene encoding protein EARLY RESPONSIVE TO DEHYDRATION 15-like — translation MSTMAVSSGAVGRSSLNPNAALFIPMSYQQVEDFSPEWWELVKTTPWFREHWFHQYQEQETFGNDEEDMADALPDSFDLGITEFSLLEAESDGAAYHEPGKEMISGATEREKIEHAIQLYCSLMEEHYSDAKAAIKDLSLNSPKNGVKPLSVPAKYREKPLQCASPKYSPRRIIHQPR, via the exons ATGAGTACTATGGCAGTATCATCTGGAGCAGTGGGAAGGTCatcattgaacccaaatgcggcaCTTTTCATTCCAATGTCTTATCAGCAGGTTGAAGATTTCTCACCTGAATGGTGGGAGTTGGTGAAGACAACCCCATGGTTTCGTGAGCACTGGTTCCATCAGTATCAGGAGCAAGAAACATTTGGCAACGATGAGGAGGACATGGCAGACGCTTTGCCAGACTCTTTCGATCTTGGAATCACTGAATTCTCTTTGCTGGAGGCAGAGTCCGATGGGGCAGCTTACCATGAACCTGGGAAAGAGATGATTTCTGGTGCGACAGAGCGAGAGAAGATAGAGCATGCTATTCAACTGTATTGCAGTTTGATGGAAG AGCACTATAGCGATGCAAAGGCAGCAATCAAGGATCTGAGCTTGAATTCTCCGAAGAATGGTGTTAAGCCATTGTCTGTTCCAGCAAAGTATCGCGAGAAGCCTCTGCAATGCGCTAGTCCAAAGTACAGCCCGCGGCGCATCATTCACCAGCCACGCTGA
- the LOC135596566 gene encoding protein JINGUBANG-like encodes MASSEPTMLTPLLEKSKSNRSSSDSQNIPNPTPPQVHHCIPCAGSGAGRHKSLAVLSGHVGSVSCLAVCGEFVLSASHGKDIIVWQQPDLRRFARFGHGSGSVKALVTVGSRIFSGHQDGRIRVWKVSRGSENIFRLTATLPTTKDYLGRFLNQGNYVQTRRNHRRLWIEHADSISCLAVDGGFVYSGSWDKTLKVWRVSDLKCLESIRAHDDAINGLVAHRGALYSASADGKIKIWAKEKSSHRLKGVLEGHKDVSWNSVVIVCEDGRLAYGGGSDGRIMGWQGGEGGGNWKLVCDVRAHEMSVLCLCAAGEFLCSGSADKSIGVWRRRDGGGLCRVGIIGGHEAPVKCLQASAHSVGEGFMLYSGGLDRSLRVWWVSREQGEVKKVEGNNGGAEEALDKLS; translated from the coding sequence ATGGCCTCTTCAGAGCCCACGATGTTAACCCCACTGCTGGAGAAATCCAAGTCGAACCGCAGCAGCAGCGACTCCCAAAACATACCAAACCCAACACCACCGCAAGTTCATCACTGCATTCCCTGCGCCGGCTCCGGTGCCGGCCGTCACAAGTCGTTGGCCGTCCTCTCCGGCCACGTCGGCTCCGTCTCCTGCCTGGCCGTCTGCGGCGAGTTCGTCCTCAGCGCCTCCCACGGCAAAGACATCATCGTGTGGCAGCAGCCCGACCTCCGAAGATTCGCGAGGTTCGGCCACGGCTCCGGCTCCGTCAAGGCCCTCGTCACCGTCGGCAGCCGCATCTTCTCCGGCCACCAGGACGGCAGGATCAGGGTGTGGAAGGTGTCGCGCGGTTCCGAGAACATCTTCCGGCTTACGGCCACCTTGCCCACCACCAAGGACTACCTGGGCCGGTTCCTGAATCAGGGCAACTACGTGCAGACCCGGCGCAACCACCGGCGTCTGTGGATCGAGCACGCCGACAGCATCTCCTGCCTCGCGGTCGATGGTGGCTTCGTCTATTCGGGTTCCTGGGACAAGACGCTGAAGGTGTGGAGGGTGTCGGACCTCAAGTGCTTGGAGTCGATAAGGGCGCACGACGACGCCATCAATGGGCTAGTCGCGCACAGGGGTGCGCTCTACTCGGCGTCCGCGGACGGGAAGATCAAGATTTGGGCGAAGGAGAAGAGCTCACATCGCCTGAAGGGCGTGTTGGAGGGTCACAAGGACGTGTCATGGAACTCGGTGGTGATCGTTTGCGAGGACGGCAGGCTCGCCTACGGCGGAGGCTCGGACGGGCGAATCATGGGGTGGCAGGGGGGAGAGGGGGGTGGAAACTGGAAGCTGGTGTGCGACGTGAGGGCTCATGAGATGAGCGTGCTGTGCTTGTGCGCGGCGGGGGAGTTCCTCTGTAGTGGATCGGCTGATAAGAGCATCGGGGTGTGGAGGAGGAGAGATGGGGGTGGGCTTTGCAGGGTGGGGATCATCGGAGGCCATGAGGCGCCAGTGAAGTGCTTGCAGGCTTCAGCTCACAGTGTGGGGGAGGGGTTTATGCTCTACAGTGGAGGGCTCGACAGAAGCTTGAGGGTGTGGTGGGTGTCAAGAGAGCAGGGTGAAGTGAAGAAAGTGGAGGGCAATAATGGTGGAGCAGAAGAAGCATTGGACAAGCTGAGCTAG